CGGGGCGCGGGGATGGAGCCCGAGTGCGGAGTGCCGGCCAGGAGGCACGCTTGCCCTAATCGAGGAAGCGGCGTTCCCAGCGGCGTACGTCCTCGGAAGGGAAATCGAGTCCGTAATTGTGAGTGTCGTAATAGAGCCAGGGCTCCAGCACGCGTGCCAGCTCGCGATAGGCGGGGAGCGTGCGGCCCTGCTCGGTGTCTCCCGCGTCCGGCCACGCGCCTAGAGTGACGACGGCGCGCTCCCCTCCCATCTCCTGGACCATGGTTCCCGGTGAGGACAGGCGAGAACGCAGTTGCGTCGCGCCACCCAGTTCGCCCAGCACCGGCTGGCCCAGGAAGGTCATCCAAGAGGGACCGCGTACTTTCGTACCCAGGCGCCACGAAAGCCAGCTCAGCTCAGGAATGTCCATGCCCGGATAGCAGAAGCACCGCTGGTGGATTTGCCGCATGACGCCCATCAGGTTCGTGGCACCGTTGAAGGCGAGGCCCGCCTGTCCAAAGTAAAAGGGGAGCGGAGCGGCCAGTTGCAATGCCAGCTCACGCACCCGCTCCGGGCCGTGCTCCTCCAGGTATTCCGTGGGAAGCCAGAAGCTCACCGCGCATGCCGCATTCGGTTCGTCCTTCAAGGACGGAGCGCCAAGCGGTTTACCGGCATATTCAAAACCATACCGGTTCTCGCTGCTGGACTCATCTCGGAGTTCGCACATGGGCCATTCAGCCTCGAGCAATTCACGCCGGATGCGATTCCACTCGGCATCAGATCTTGCAGGTACCCTTCTTCATCGACGTATCTGCCGAGCGCCCGGGGCCCCATCGCCTGAAGGTATATCTCCAGGGAATGAAGTACTCCGCGCGCTATCTCCTGGTGAGGGTGCCGGATGAAGAAAGAAAAATTCAGGCTATCGCGAAGCAGGCTGAATCCGGCCTGCGCCTTGAGGCGAATGCGTGGAGCGTACTCGCTCATGGGATGACTCCCATCCATGGAAGGATTTGAAGGGCTGTATGCCCGGTGAACCCAGGACAGGAGTCCTCCCGCCCATGGTCGATGACCCGGGCGGGAACCCTCAAGCGAGAGGGAATGGAGCGTCGTTACGCCAGGCCGTGGAACACCCGCTGGACGTCCTCGTCCTGCTCCAGCGTGTCCACCACCTTGAGTACCTCCTGAGCCTGCTCCTCGGGCAACGACACCGGGTTCTGGGGGATGTACTCGGACTCCGCGGACAGAGGAGTCAGCCCCTTCTCCTCGATGGCGTGCTGCAGGCGGCCGAAGTCGTTGAAGGCGCAGCGGATGATGAGCTGCTTCTCCCCCTTCTCGCCCGTCCCCTCGCCCATCTCCTGCAACCCGTGGTCGATGAGCTCCAGCTCCAGCGCGTCCTGATCTATCCCCTCGGGCGACAGGCGGAACACCCCCATGTGCTGGAACAGGAAGCCCACACTCCCCGTGTTGCCCATGTTGCCGCCACCCGCCTTGAAGGCATGGCGTACGTTGGCCACCGTGCGCACCACGTTGTCCGTCGCCGTCTCCACCATGATGGGGATGCCGTGCGGGCCGTAGCCCTCGTACAGCACCACCTCGTAGCTCTTCACGTCCTGGCCGCTCGCGCGCTTGATCGCCGCCTCGACCTTGTCCTTCGGCATGTTGCCGTGACGGGCGTTCTGCAGCGCCCGGCGCAGGGCGGGGTTGTTGTCCGGGCTCGGGCCTCCGGCCTTCACCGCGATGGCGATGTCCTTGCTGATGCGCGTGAACAGCTTCGCCATCTTGTTCCACCGCGCGAACATCGTCGACTTACGGGTCTCGAAAATGCGTCCCATGGCCGCGCAGAATGCCGCGCCCTCCCGCCAAGGGCCAGCGGGTATGCTGTCCCCCCGTGAGCCCTCCCCCCTCGGACCTGCGACCCCTCGCGCTCGGTGAGATCATCGACCGCTCCGCCACCTTCTGGCGCAGGCACTTCCGGCCCCTCTTCCTCCTCAGCCTCGGCTTCAACCTGACGACCTACATCCTCACCAAGGTCCTCCAGTTGACACTCCAGGAGAACCTCGTGCTCCAGACGCGCGGCGGGGACCTGGAGGAGCTGAGCGCCTCGCT
This DNA window, taken from Cystobacter ferrugineus, encodes the following:
- a CDS encoding DUF3396 domain-containing protein; this encodes MCELRDESSSENRYGFEYAGKPLGAPSLKDEPNAACAVSFWLPTEYLEEHGPERVRELALQLAAPLPFYFGQAGLAFNGATNLMGVMRQIHQRCFCYPGMDIPELSWLSWRLGTKVRGPSWMTFLGQPVLGELGGATQLRSRLSSPGTMVQEMGGERAVVTLGAWPDAGDTEQGRTLPAYRELARVLEPWLYYDTHNYGLDFPSEDVRRWERRFLD
- a CDS encoding YebC/PmpR family DNA-binding transcriptional regulator; this translates as MGRIFETRKSTMFARWNKMAKLFTRISKDIAIAVKAGGPSPDNNPALRRALQNARHGNMPKDKVEAAIKRASGQDVKSYEVVLYEGYGPHGIPIMVETATDNVVRTVANVRHAFKAGGGNMGNTGSVGFLFQHMGVFRLSPEGIDQDALELELIDHGLQEMGEGTGEKGEKQLIIRCAFNDFGRLQHAIEEKGLTPLSAESEYIPQNPVSLPEEQAQEVLKVVDTLEQDEDVQRVFHGLA